From a region of the Halanaerobium hydrogeniformans genome:
- a CDS encoding fumarylacetoacetate hydrolase family protein, which translates to MKIIRYKKNEEIKHGILKGNDIFSIKGDIFKDFEIGEKIAKLSEVELKAPIEPPNIIAIGLNYRKHAEESGLRIPDKPIIFIKATNSLTGPDSEIILPKLAPDEVDYEAELAVIIAKEAKNVEAVSSQDYILGYSCANDVSARDCQIRKDKQWARAKSFDTFCPLGPVIETELEADNCKISSILNGEVMQQSNTSYMIFSIDWLISYLSHNMTLKPGTVILTGTPEGVGFAREEAVFLREGDEIEIQIEGIGSLKNKVVKEK; encoded by the coding sequence TTGAAAATTATTAGATATAAAAAAAATGAGGAAATAAAGCATGGTATCTTGAAGGGGAATGACATTTTTTCAATCAAAGGAGATATATTTAAAGATTTTGAGATCGGAGAAAAAATTGCTAAATTAAGCGAGGTAGAACTTAAAGCACCAATAGAGCCTCCAAATATTATTGCAATAGGTCTTAATTATCGCAAACATGCTGAAGAGAGTGGCCTGAGAATTCCTGATAAACCGATTATCTTTATAAAGGCCACCAATAGCTTAACTGGACCAGATTCAGAAATTATATTGCCTAAATTAGCTCCAGATGAAGTTGACTATGAAGCCGAACTTGCTGTAATAATAGCAAAAGAAGCGAAAAATGTTGAAGCAGTATCCAGCCAGGACTATATACTGGGTTATAGTTGTGCCAATGATGTTAGTGCAAGAGATTGCCAAATCCGAAAAGATAAGCAATGGGCAAGAGCAAAATCTTTTGATACATTCTGCCCACTTGGTCCGGTAATAGAAACTGAACTAGAAGCAGATAATTGCAAAATAAGCTCTATTTTAAATGGAGAAGTAATGCAGCAGTCAAACACCTCTTATATGATATTTTCTATAGACTGGTTAATAAGCTATTTATCCCATAATATGACCTTAAAACCCGGGACAGTTATTTTAACCGGGACTCCAGAAGGGGTAGGTTTTGCCAGAGAAGAAGCTGTTTTTTTACGAGAAGGGGATGAAATTGAAATCCAAATAGAAGGTATTGGTAGTTTGAAAAATAAAGTTGTTAAAGAAAAATAG
- a CDS encoding universal stress protein: MKKILVAVDGSESSKKAAKEAADFADPGSHIFLINVVTGLVEIPEKTNPTVKEIMEKNKEELIKKSQKILDEAAGLFAEKDLKVEKKIKDGNPADIICEFAEKEDCDIIVLADKGKGIKRFLLGSVSDKVVRHAKKTVMVVK; the protein is encoded by the coding sequence ATGAAGAAGATTCTTGTGGCTGTTGATGGTTCTGAAAGTTCTAAGAAGGCTGCTAAAGAAGCTGCTGATTTTGCTGATCCTGGCTCTCATATTTTTTTAATTAATGTTGTTACTGGTTTGGTAGAAATCCCAGAAAAAACCAATCCGACAGTAAAAGAAATAATGGAAAAAAACAAAGAAGAGTTAATCAAAAAATCTCAGAAAATATTGGATGAAGCTGCTGGACTTTTTGCAGAAAAAGATTTAAAAGTAGAGAAGAAGATAAAAGATGGTAATCCAGCAGATATTATTTGTGAATTCGCAGAAAAAGAAGATTGCGATATTATTGTGCTTGCTGATAAAGGTAAAGGAATTAAAAGATTTTTGCTCGGTAGTGTCAGTGATAAGGTTGTGCGCCATGCTAAAAAAACGGTGATGGTTGTCAAATAA
- a CDS encoding inorganic diphosphatase — protein sequence MSKNIIDVLIEIPKGSNNKYEYDKEKGAFRLDRVMFSPVYYPADYGFIENTLADDGDALDAMVLTTFPTFPGCIITAKVIGMFIMEDEKGMDEKIMAVSEYDPRYENVNTLYDLEEHILREYKHFFSVYKDLEEKKVDIHGWAGIEDALKVIESAKKAYDG from the coding sequence ATGAGTAAGAATATAATCGATGTTTTGATTGAAATTCCCAAAGGTAGTAACAACAAGTATGAGTATGACAAGGAAAAAGGTGCTTTTAGGCTTGACAGAGTAATGTTTTCCCCTGTCTATTATCCGGCTGATTATGGTTTTATAGAAAACACTCTTGCAGATGATGGTGATGCATTAGATGCAATGGTGCTTACTACTTTCCCAACATTTCCAGGCTGTATTATTACAGCAAAAGTAATTGGGATGTTTATAATGGAAGATGAAAAAGGTATGGATGAGAAGATTATGGCGGTTTCTGAGTATGATCCCAGATATGAAAACGTAAACACACTCTATGATTTAGAGGAACATATTTTAAGAGAATATAAACATTTCTTTTCTGTATATAAAGATTTAGAAGAGAAGAAGGTTGATATTCACGGTTGGGCTGGTATAGAGGATGCACTAAAAGTAATAGAGTCAGCCAAAAAAGCATATGATGGCTAA
- a CDS encoding PAS domain S-box protein has translation MKKISKQKAWHNLINLPFMVILLNEKGDIEAINKDCSTFLNKIYNKNSLDWILNLSAEDFLLKLKVVSSFNSHNFDIFNSEFKKVLNKEKDLFKAEVILDKLEENIYLSMKIKSFTEGSLIIFEDITQRKEAELLLKKEKNSYLNLINGQKEMVCRFEEDTSLSFVNDSYAENIGMAKEELIGKKFIEFVPYEDKEIIYNILSKIKKGDFSEEYEHKVINNKGELRYHKWKDYSLFNKESQKRFFQAVGRDITQEKLKTKFAEALFENSSSAIVMLNNKHQIMKVNKIFEKKFGFKSEEIIGVNLDDLLEKNKSGISDRALSEKVISGEKVITKAIRYDSSGKARKFLIKAIPIKIEGDIKGVYVIYDDISKQEKTRKELEDTKKELESILESIEDGISVLNSDLTINYTNPKMQQWYAENRPLKGKKCYEVYHNSHQPCDNCPTIRSLKSGNVESEIVRGLNGKSQKYLELYTYPIINDDSGEIEGVVEFVRDITQKKQLENKLKIREEQYRKIFHKSPIGMMLEDSEGNILEVNDSLYEVTGFKKQELEGSSIFDKLVPPDHQQTARENIETILNNEEFEFITENRKPNGEAYHLKLKETKISLADQKEGILSMQLDITDIINKEKKLEYLSYHDDLTGLYNRNFFEEELQRLDTKRQLPLTLILVDANGLKLINDTYGHSTGDQFLIKIAEVLNSVMREEDIIARLGGDEFVVILPKTDEKDAQQIVNRILATSREKYIEDVNLSIGIGTAVKTDCNQDIYDILNQADKKMYQDKLTNGRSEKNKLIQNLLETLGAKSNESREHAERMAELALKLGEELNLNNEDLKNLILLATIHDIGKVTIPEKILKKTEKLNKKEWEEIKTHPEKGYRIAQATDEFSVIAKLILHHHERWDGTGYPGGLKGKEIPLLARIITIIDAYDVMTNDRSYQKSISKKEALAEIKRCSGTQFDPELSKTFLSMML, from the coding sequence ATGAAAAAAATAAGCAAACAAAAGGCCTGGCATAATTTAATAAATTTACCTTTTATGGTAATTTTATTAAATGAAAAAGGTGATATAGAAGCTATAAATAAAGACTGCAGCACTTTTTTAAATAAAATTTACAATAAAAACAGCTTAGATTGGATATTAAATTTGTCGGCAGAAGATTTTTTGCTTAAATTGAAAGTTGTTAGTTCTTTTAATAGTCATAATTTTGACATTTTTAATTCTGAGTTTAAGAAAGTACTTAATAAGGAAAAAGATTTATTTAAGGCAGAAGTGATTTTAGATAAATTGGAAGAAAATATATATTTAAGTATGAAAATAAAATCATTTACAGAAGGCAGTTTGATTATATTTGAAGATATTACGCAAAGAAAAGAAGCAGAACTTTTATTAAAAAAAGAGAAAAATTCATATTTAAATTTAATTAACGGTCAAAAAGAAATGGTCTGCAGATTTGAAGAGGATACAAGCCTTAGCTTTGTTAATGATTCCTATGCTGAAAATATAGGTATGGCCAAAGAAGAATTAATAGGTAAAAAATTTATTGAATTTGTTCCTTATGAGGATAAAGAAATAATATATAATATTCTATCTAAAATAAAAAAAGGTGACTTCTCAGAAGAATATGAACATAAGGTTATCAATAATAAAGGTGAGCTTAGATATCATAAATGGAAAGATTATTCATTATTTAATAAAGAATCTCAAAAGAGGTTCTTTCAGGCAGTTGGACGGGATATAACTCAAGAGAAGTTGAAAACTAAATTTGCTGAAGCTTTGTTTGAGAACAGTTCTTCTGCTATTGTAATGCTCAATAATAAGCATCAAATAATGAAAGTTAACAAAATATTTGAAAAGAAATTTGGTTTTAAATCAGAAGAAATTATTGGGGTAAATTTAGATGATCTGCTTGAAAAAAATAAATCTGGTATTTCTGATAGAGCCTTATCAGAAAAAGTCATTTCAGGCGAAAAGGTAATCACAAAAGCTATCAGGTATGACAGCTCAGGGAAAGCTAGAAAATTTTTGATCAAAGCAATACCAATCAAAATAGAAGGTGATATAAAAGGTGTTTATGTAATATATGATGATATCAGTAAACAGGAAAAAACTAGAAAAGAGCTGGAAGATACCAAAAAAGAACTAGAAAGCATCTTAGAAAGTATTGAGGATGGAATAAGTGTATTAAATTCTGATCTAACAATAAATTATACCAATCCCAAAATGCAGCAATGGTATGCTGAGAATAGACCCCTAAAAGGCAAAAAATGTTATGAGGTATACCATAACAGCCATCAACCCTGTGATAATTGCCCAACGATTAGAAGTTTAAAGAGTGGGAATGTAGAAAGTGAAATCGTTAGAGGCCTTAATGGTAAAAGCCAAAAATATTTAGAACTCTATACATATCCAATTATTAATGATGACAGTGGTGAAATTGAAGGTGTTGTCGAGTTCGTTAGAGATATCACCCAGAAAAAGCAATTAGAAAATAAACTAAAAATAAGAGAAGAACAGTATAGAAAAATATTTCATAAGTCACCGATCGGTATGATGCTTGAAGACTCAGAAGGGAATATTTTAGAGGTTAATGACAGCCTTTATGAGGTAACTGGTTTTAAAAAACAAGAATTAGAGGGCAGTAGTATTTTTGACAAATTGGTTCCTCCAGATCATCAACAAACTGCCAGAGAGAATATAGAAACAATACTTAATAATGAAGAATTTGAGTTTATTACAGAAAATAGAAAACCTAATGGAGAAGCATATCATCTTAAACTTAAGGAAACAAAAATAAGTTTAGCAGATCAAAAAGAGGGTATTTTATCGATGCAGTTGGATATAACTGATATAATAAACAAAGAAAAAAAATTAGAATATTTAAGCTACCATGATGACTTAACCGGTTTATATAACCGTAATTTTTTTGAAGAAGAACTGCAGAGGTTAGATACAAAAAGACAGCTACCTTTAACATTAATTTTGGTAGATGCTAATGGTTTGAAATTAATTAATGATACCTATGGTCATTCTACAGGAGATCAATTTTTAATTAAAATTGCAGAAGTTTTAAATTCGGTTATGAGAGAAGAAGATATAATAGCCAGGTTGGGTGGAGATGAATTTGTTGTTATTTTACCTAAAACCGATGAAAAAGATGCTCAACAAATAGTTAACAGAATATTGGCTACAAGTAGAGAAAAATATATAGAGGATGTTAATCTATCTATTGGTATTGGAACAGCAGTAAAAACAGATTGTAATCAGGATATATATGATATTCTCAACCAGGCTGATAAAAAAATGTATCAGGATAAATTAACCAATGGAAGAAGCGAAAAAAACAAATTAATTCAAAACTTATTAGAAACTCTCGGTGCAAAAAGTAATGAAAGTCGAGAACATGCCGAAAGAATGGCGGAGTTAGCTCTAAAATTGGGAGAAGAATTGAATTTAAACAATGAAGATTTAAAAAATCTAATTTTACTGGCGACCATCCATGATATAGGGAAGGTAACAATTCCAGAAAAAATATTAAAGAAAACTGAGAAATTGAATAAAAAAGAATGGGAAGAAATAAAGACCCATCCCGAAAAAGGTTATAGAATAGCTCAGGCTACAGATGAGTTTTCTGTAATTGCAAAATTGATTCTTCATCATCATGAAAGATGGGACGGTACAGGTTATCCTGGTGGACTTAAAGGCAAAGAAATACCACTTTTAGCAAGGATAATAACTATTATAGATGCCTATGATGTGATGACAAATGACAGAAGCTATCAAAAATCTATCAGTAAAAAAGAGGCTCTAGCAGAAATCAAAAGATGTTCTGGCACACAATTCGATCCCGAATTAAGCAAAACCTTTTTGTCGATGATGTTATAG
- a CDS encoding YlbF family regulator, protein MSNVIKKAEQLGDALVESEQFQEMVQAENTLDADKEASKLVEEVERLQHMIDTDRGNDELKKEMAELQKKIWSTPTTKNYLQKQQKFSQLMKKVNDVLMNAMQPEHSHEGHDHDHAGHGHSHNHDHGDHGCCSGGGGCC, encoded by the coding sequence ATGTCAAATGTAATTAAAAAAGCAGAACAATTGGGAGATGCACTAGTAGAGTCGGAACAGTTTCAGGAAATGGTTCAAGCTGAAAACACTTTAGATGCAGATAAAGAAGCATCTAAATTAGTAGAAGAGGTAGAAAGACTTCAGCATATGATTGATACAGATAGAGGGAACGATGAGCTAAAAAAAGAAATGGCTGAACTACAGAAAAAAATCTGGAGTACTCCTACAACTAAAAACTATTTGCAAAAACAGCAAAAATTTAGCCAATTAATGAAAAAGGTTAATGATGTACTTATGAACGCTATGCAGCCTGAACATTCTCACGAAGGCCATGACCATGATCATGCTGGACATGGGCACTCTCATAATCACGATCATGGTGATCATGGTTGTTGTTCTGGTGGCGGAGGTTGCTGTTAG
- a CDS encoding HD domain-containing phosphohydrolase: MKLQAKNIEVPKKTLKRWQKVVDIMASLLDVPAALIMKVEAPYIKVLLSSQNQANPYLAGEKEEMDGLYCEHVIKTGKKLEIANALKDRRWQDNPDLDLGMIAYHGRPVYWPDEQIFGTICILDKEENEFSEEVDSLVLSFKELIESNLEIIYIQKKMENLKNKFFTTLYSIGDGVITTDLQGKITMINAAAEKMTGWKFKEAAEKDLTEVFKIRSADNGNIVENPVNKVLEQGKTVGLANDTTLISKNGNTLQIADTAAPIKDDKGEMKGVILVFSDVTSEYEYKNELLKSRNLINSTLDSLSAHICVLNVNGEITYANKSWYDFLEENNFEQKKLTEGNNFIDNFQIALEKKDGVSQNFIDGVKSVISGDREKFTMEISRDSTEEKNYYFVRTTSLCNFDDDFKNCGAVIAIENITERKSAENRLIKEKEWLKSIFDSGIDSMVRVDNKHRIIDVNDRFEEVFKYKLEEIKGLNLDEVMDQGKSNTADKELTCNFLEGKEVHAESTRYDKYGNPIQCLVRGIPVIADGEFLGGFAIYIDITERKEKEKKITHMSFHDRLTGLYNRLYLEEAFERFNTGRQLPISIIMFDLNGLKIINDSYGHKVGDQMLIKAAHVFKESFRQEDIISRWGGDEFVILLPKTTKEEAEQIYQRFKEVEIEIEVGKNEYIPVSIAGGISTKYKLDNDIYNVLQKAEDKMYKNKLLKKQSGQNKMVKSMLTTLQEKSQESDLHAQRMEKLALLLGEKLGLSIDEQNRLSLLTTLHDIGKITIPESILQKPTKLSPKEWEIIKKHPGIGFRLCSAIEDFSHIAYDVFSHHENWDGNGYPRAIKGKQIPLLARILAIVDSYDVMRNGRPYKKALSKKVALVEIEKNAGTQFDPELASKFVEMMREKNDLNF; this comes from the coding sequence ATGAAACTGCAGGCGAAAAATATTGAAGTTCCAAAAAAAACACTAAAAAGATGGCAAAAAGTTGTAGATATCATGGCTTCCTTACTGGATGTTCCTGCAGCATTAATAATGAAGGTTGAAGCTCCCTATATTAAAGTTCTTCTGTCAAGCCAGAATCAGGCTAATCCCTATCTGGCCGGAGAAAAAGAAGAAATGGATGGTTTGTACTGTGAACATGTGATAAAAACGGGTAAAAAGCTGGAGATAGCAAATGCACTTAAAGATCGAAGATGGCAGGACAATCCTGATCTTGATTTAGGAATGATAGCCTATCATGGCAGGCCAGTATACTGGCCTGATGAACAGATATTTGGTACCATCTGTATTTTGGACAAAGAAGAAAATGAATTCTCAGAAGAAGTAGATAGCTTAGTGTTAAGCTTTAAAGAACTTATTGAATCCAATCTAGAAATCATCTATATCCAGAAAAAAATGGAGAATCTAAAAAATAAATTTTTTACAACTCTTTATTCAATCGGAGATGGGGTAATTACAACAGACCTACAGGGTAAAATAACCATGATAAATGCAGCAGCAGAGAAAATGACCGGTTGGAAGTTCAAAGAAGCTGCAGAAAAAGATCTAACTGAAGTTTTTAAAATCAGAAGTGCGGATAACGGAAATATCGTAGAAAACCCTGTTAATAAAGTTCTTGAGCAAGGTAAAACTGTTGGTTTGGCAAATGATACAACCCTGATTTCTAAAAATGGTAATACCCTACAGATTGCTGATACGGCAGCACCTATAAAAGACGATAAAGGTGAAATGAAAGGAGTTATTTTAGTTTTCTCTGATGTAACTTCAGAATATGAATATAAAAATGAGCTGTTAAAATCTCGCAATTTAATAAACTCAACCCTGGATTCTCTTTCTGCACATATATGTGTATTAAATGTAAATGGCGAAATTACTTATGCAAATAAATCCTGGTATGATTTTCTTGAAGAAAATAATTTTGAGCAGAAAAAATTAACTGAAGGTAACAACTTTATCGATAACTTCCAGATTGCATTGGAAAAAAAAGATGGAGTATCCCAAAATTTTATAGACGGGGTTAAATCTGTAATCAGTGGTGATAGAGAAAAATTCACCATGGAAATTTCCCGCGATTCAACAGAAGAAAAAAACTATTATTTTGTGAGAACAACTTCACTCTGTAATTTTGATGATGATTTTAAAAATTGTGGTGCGGTAATCGCAATTGAAAATATAACAGAACGTAAATCAGCAGAAAATAGACTTATTAAAGAAAAAGAATGGTTAAAATCAATCTTTGACTCAGGTATTGATTCAATGGTCCGGGTAGATAATAAACATCGAATTATCGATGTAAACGATAGATTTGAAGAAGTATTTAAATATAAATTAGAAGAAATTAAAGGTTTAAATCTTGATGAAGTAATGGATCAGGGAAAATCTAATACAGCTGATAAAGAACTCACCTGTAATTTTTTGGAAGGCAAAGAAGTACATGCGGAATCAACCCGCTATGATAAGTATGGTAATCCCATTCAATGTCTTGTTAGGGGGATACCTGTTATTGCTGACGGAGAATTTTTAGGTGGTTTTGCAATTTATATAGACATTACTGAAAGAAAAGAAAAAGAGAAAAAAATTACTCATATGAGTTTTCATGATAGATTAACCGGTTTATATAACCGCCTTTATTTAGAAGAAGCTTTTGAAAGGTTTAATACAGGTCGGCAGCTTCCAATCAGTATTATCATGTTTGATTTAAATGGTTTAAAGATAATAAATGACAGTTATGGTCATAAAGTTGGAGATCAAATGTTGATTAAAGCAGCCCATGTTTTTAAAGAATCTTTCCGCCAGGAGGATATAATTTCTCGTTGGGGTGGAGATGAATTTGTGATTTTGCTGCCTAAAACCACTAAGGAGGAAGCTGAACAAATCTATCAACGCTTTAAAGAGGTGGAGATAGAAATAGAGGTAGGCAAAAATGAATATATTCCGGTTTCGATTGCAGGTGGAATAAGTACAAAGTATAAATTGGATAATGATATTTACAATGTACTACAAAAAGCAGAAGATAAGATGTATAAAAATAAGCTACTCAAAAAACAGAGTGGCCAAAACAAAATGGTAAAATCGATGCTCACAACCCTGCAGGAAAAAAGTCAAGAAAGCGATTTGCATGCTCAACGGATGGAAAAATTAGCGCTTTTATTGGGCGAAAAGCTGGGTTTGTCTATTGATGAGCAGAACCGACTTTCACTCCTTACCACCCTGCATGACATCGGGAAAATTACCATTCCGGAAAGTATATTGCAGAAACCAACTAAGCTTAGTCCGAAAGAATGGGAAATCATAAAAAAACATCCGGGAATAGGTTTTAGACTCTGTTCCGCTATAGAAGATTTTTCTCATATTGCATATGATGTTTTTTCCCATCATGAAAATTGGGATGGCAACGGTTATCCCAGGGCTATTAAGGGTAAGCAAATACCGCTTTTAGCCAGAATACTTGCAATTGTTGACAGTTATGATGTGATGAGAAATGGTAGACCATATAAAAAAGCATTGAGTAAAAAAGTAGCACTGGTGGAAATAGAAAAAAATGCCGGAACTCAGTTTGACCCTGAATTGGCATCAAAATTTGTAGAAATGATGAGAGAAAAAAACGATTTAAATTTCTAA
- the ppdK gene encoding pyruvate, phosphate dikinase → MQKFIYNFQEGKTEMKALLGGKGANLAEMNKIGLPVPPGFTITTEACIRYLEMGEKLDENLQKSIFEYLEELEKENNKKFGDLKDPLLLSVRSGAVTSMPGMMDTILNLGLNDKSVKGLAKKASNPRFAYDSYRRLIQMFANVVLDIPGYEFDNLLEKKKEKNDYNNDTELNVDDLKEIIEEYKSLIKEREQIEFPQKPGEQLLMAVKAVFSSWNNPRARSYRNINDIPHDLGTAVTVQTMVFGNIGENSGTGVAFTRNPATGENKVFGEFLLNAQGEDVVAGIRTPKDINELEKFLPEVYTELMEITRILEKHYEDMQDIEFTIQEGNLYLLQTRTGKRTADAAVKIAVDMKDEGLIDKKTAILRVDPEDINQLLHPNFKEDELKKADLLAIGLAASPGAATGKIYFRSEDAVQAVTDGEDVILVRKETSPEDIEGMAKTNGVLTSRGGMTSHAAVVARGMGKCCVAGVGDIKVDEAAKKFYIDDRVFKEGDYISLNGSLGEVYAGIVETTDAHLSDNFKKLMQWSDQYRKLKIYTNADNQKDAVIALNFGAEGIGLCRTEHMFFDSSRINSVREMIVANTSKKRKKALDKLFPYQKDDFKELFKVMEAKDLTIRLLDPPLHEFLPQEESEIKSLADELSISIQELKTITEELAEVNPMLGHRGCRLGISYPEIYKMQVKAIISAALEVKAEKGYDVKADIMIPLIGTEKELAILREQTLELAEELIAKSDAELNYSIGTMIEIPRAALLADEIAKHADFFSFGTNDLTQMTYGFSRDDSGRFINHYLEQEIFKKDPFTVLDQSGVGKLLKMGVELGRKTKEDLKIGICGEHGGEPASIDFCHKIALDYVSCSPYRVPIARLAAAQSAIKND, encoded by the coding sequence TTGCAAAAATTTATCTATAATTTTCAAGAAGGAAAAACAGAAATGAAGGCACTATTAGGTGGTAAAGGTGCCAATCTGGCTGAAATGAACAAGATTGGATTACCAGTTCCTCCAGGATTTACAATTACAACTGAAGCCTGTATTAGATACCTTGAAATGGGTGAAAAGTTAGATGAAAATCTTCAAAAAAGTATTTTTGAGTATTTAGAAGAATTGGAGAAGGAAAATAATAAAAAATTTGGTGATCTAAAAGATCCATTATTACTTTCAGTAAGGTCAGGAGCAGTAACCTCAATGCCCGGGATGATGGACACGATTTTAAACCTGGGCTTAAATGATAAAAGTGTTAAAGGATTAGCTAAAAAAGCATCAAATCCAAGGTTTGCTTATGACAGTTACAGGCGTTTGATCCAGATGTTTGCTAATGTAGTCTTGGATATACCGGGTTATGAATTTGATAATTTGTTGGAAAAGAAAAAAGAGAAAAATGATTATAATAATGATACTGAACTAAATGTTGATGACTTAAAAGAGATAATTGAAGAGTATAAAAGTTTAATTAAAGAACGAGAGCAGATAGAGTTTCCGCAAAAACCTGGGGAACAACTTTTAATGGCGGTTAAAGCTGTTTTTAGTTCCTGGAATAATCCAAGGGCCAGATCATACAGAAATATAAATGATATACCCCATGATTTAGGGACAGCAGTAACTGTGCAGACTATGGTTTTTGGTAATATAGGTGAAAATTCTGGCACAGGTGTTGCCTTCACCAGAAACCCGGCAACCGGGGAAAATAAAGTCTTTGGAGAATTTTTGCTTAATGCGCAGGGAGAAGATGTAGTTGCCGGGATAAGAACCCCTAAAGATATCAATGAGCTTGAAAAATTCCTGCCCGAGGTATATACTGAGTTGATGGAGATTACCAGAATATTAGAAAAACATTATGAAGATATGCAGGATATAGAGTTTACAATACAGGAGGGTAATCTATACCTATTACAAACTAGAACCGGCAAAAGAACTGCAGATGCAGCGGTTAAAATAGCAGTTGATATGAAAGATGAAGGCTTAATCGATAAAAAAACCGCGATTTTAAGAGTAGATCCAGAAGATATAAATCAGCTGCTTCATCCTAATTTTAAGGAAGATGAACTTAAAAAAGCTGATCTTCTTGCCATAGGACTTGCAGCTTCACCAGGTGCGGCCACAGGTAAAATATATTTTAGATCTGAAGATGCGGTTCAGGCTGTTACAGATGGTGAAGATGTTATTCTGGTCCGTAAAGAGACCTCACCTGAGGATATTGAGGGTATGGCAAAAACTAATGGAGTATTAACTTCTAGAGGTGGGATGACTTCTCATGCAGCTGTTGTAGCTAGAGGGATGGGCAAATGCTGTGTTGCAGGAGTTGGAGATATTAAAGTTGATGAAGCTGCAAAGAAATTCTATATAGATGATAGGGTATTTAAAGAAGGTGATTATATTTCTCTTAATGGTAGTTTAGGAGAAGTTTATGCTGGTATTGTTGAAACCACAGATGCACATCTAAGTGATAATTTCAAGAAGTTGATGCAGTGGTCAGATCAATATAGAAAACTTAAGATTTATACAAATGCAGATAACCAAAAAGATGCTGTAATAGCCCTTAACTTTGGGGCAGAAGGAATTGGTTTATGTAGAACTGAGCATATGTTTTTTGATAGTTCCAGGATTAATTCTGTCCGGGAGATGATAGTTGCAAATACCAGTAAAAAACGCAAAAAAGCTTTAGATAAGTTATTTCCCTATCAAAAAGATGATTTTAAGGAACTCTTTAAAGTAATGGAAGCTAAAGATCTTACGATTAGGCTTTTAGACCCACCATTACATGAGTTTTTACCCCAGGAAGAAAGTGAGATTAAATCACTGGCAGATGAGCTTTCAATCTCAATTCAAGAACTTAAAACAATAACTGAAGAGCTTGCAGAAGTAAATCCAATGTTAGGTCACAGGGGCTGCCGATTGGGTATCAGCTATCCTGAAATATACAAGATGCAGGTCAAAGCAATTATTTCTGCCGCTCTAGAGGTCAAAGCAGAAAAAGGTTATGATGTTAAAGCAGACATAATGATTCCACTAATTGGTACCGAAAAAGAACTTGCCATCTTAAGAGAACAGACCTTAGAGCTTGCCGAAGAATTAATTGCCAAGTCAGATGCTGAGCTTAACTATAGTATTGGTACTATGATAGAAATTCCAAGAGCTGCATTGCTGGCTGATGAAATTGCTAAACATGCGGACTTTTTCTCATTTGGAACCAATGATCTTACACAGATGACCTATGGATTTTCTCGTGATGATTCCGGTAGATTTATTAATCATTACTTAGAACAGGAAATATTTAAAAAAGATCCATTTACCGTTTTAGATCAAAGTGGTGTAGGTAAATTGCTAAAGATGGGTGTTGAATTAGGCAGAAAAACAAAAGAGGACCTTAAAATTGGTATCTGTGGTGAACATGGTGGGGAGCCAGCTTCTATAGATTTCTGTCATAAAATAGCTTTAGATTATGTTTCCTGCTCACCATATCGAGTACCGATCGCCCGTCTTGCTGCTGCTCAATCTGCAATAAAAAATGATTAA
- a CDS encoding HPr family phosphocarrier protein — MLLSHEKSVEVKNRTGLHARPAAQLVEMAGKYDSKINIIHENREVNAKSIMGVMSLGLVRGSKFTIKAEGEDSEQAVKELVDFVEVELMKEDEE, encoded by the coding sequence ATGCTTTTGTCACATGAAAAGTCTGTAGAAGTCAAAAATAGAACAGGTTTACATGCTAGACCTGCGGCTCAGTTGGTTGAAATGGCTGGTAAGTATGATTCTAAAATTAACATTATTCATGAAAATAGAGAAGTCAATGCGAAAAGTATTATGGGTGTGATGAGCCTTGGTCTTGTTAGGGGAAGCAAATTTACTATTAAAGCTGAGGGCGAAGATTCTGAGCAGGCAGTAAAAGAATTGGTTGACTTTGTTGAAGTTGAATTGATGAAAGAAGATGAAGAGTGA